In Trichomycterus rosablanca isolate fTriRos1 chromosome 2, fTriRos1.hap1, whole genome shotgun sequence, the genomic window tgactacaaccccaaatcagaaaatgttcagTATGGAATGGACAGTatcaaatatgcaaataaaaagtttcttacatttacttacattttttgtTGAAGACAGTATGCACccttgttcatgttttgtttggtcaacttcatttccttTGTTAACATACATCCATTGCTGCATTTTAGGGCTataacacattttttaaaattagggACGGTATAGCATTTCCAACTTTGTAATATAGCCATTTCTTTATATGTAAAAGACATTTCTGCACCAGAGATACtaaatgatttaatgtttcaggaattattttgtcccattctatCAGCAAAtgtcttaaaatgtgcaacaaTGCGGTGTTGtcatcacatttttcatttcaaaattcttcagATTTCAGTacctgtattaaaaataaattatgccTGAATGAATACACCTGCATACATGTTACACAAAATGCACTTTTTaccacaatatttttttttgtttatattatttttttctgcgtCAATTTCTGAATCTGTGATTACCATGAAAACTGTAAGGTTGACTGCAGTAAACATGGAATTGGTTATAAACTAATAGAATATCATttgacaaataataaaaaacttaatTTTATCTTCTGTAATTCAGTATTATTACTTGGTAGAGTTATATGAACCAAATGTCTTTTGATGCCTGTGTGTTAAGGTAAGGAATTGTTTCTGTTGCATATTAACAACTCATTTGTTGTGAAAcaacatatttatatttttaagttatgttcatttttaaaccagcgatattttatatattttcagaaaactcacaataaactgcatttaaaacagacactgaCACAAATGTACACAGAATAAGTCaaaaaatataatgtaatttttttaatacattttaacaacaaactaaGCCTAGTGCATAATAAGCACCCTGTCCCAtttatattcacatttaaagcatttagcagacgcttttagccAATTGTGACAATATGATCAatttaaggttaagggccttaccaGTGCCTTAAATACTAAGCTACCACTACCCTGTATATTATCTAATTTAAAGTGCATCATGTATCTGTGAtttgcaatttaaaaaaaaaaatctttagtaCACTGTACTGTCATGTACAGAAAACTTACTGTACTGTTACAGCACGGTTATGCTCACAACTATGCTCTATGCTGCTaccttaaaaataattaatattcttGCTATTGCAACTAATCGTATCTAAAAAACAAATAgaacaaaatctttaaaacaagGTAATCAGAGCAAGGAGATCATaagacaaaaacataaaaaaacagagcTGGGCTGGcaatgttaaaaaatgcattgctTAATGGCTAGTATCTTAAAGTGTCATGGTTGGGGTGGTATTAATAATTTGCTGATGTAGTTTAACATGTAACCAATGCACCTTTTATTCTGTTTGAATCTTTAATCACATCTAATGCCAATGAACTTGCCCCCCCCACCTTTCAGATGCAGTTttgttatttacatatttactagagatgggacgatcgatcggctacgaatcggtatcggccgatttttaatcaaaatatgctatcggcgatcggcgatatttcctaaaagtagccgatccgatcgtgtgatatataaagatcacgttaagttaacagctcagtggattgattcagactttgagctacgaagcgccaaccatcacatcaccattcatcaaccatcgtacagaaaccacagtgaaagctcttcatgacctaaaataacatcattaatgttgtgcatcatacatacgatgtaattttgctgattgtaatatttactttaaaaagataattcaacccagtcacatctgagtcgattctatcagcacgttatataaactcctggttcactttggtaaatcgtaagcggttcttgcttgtgatgtagatgagaacagaagacgttacagagccaatcagaggcaaaattttattcattaccaaattcgttagttcaggatcatcggctgaacttttaggatcagaaaacttttagctgcttAGACGGAacaagtctgactcggttacagatctgaggtaatagcagtttaattaagctttttaattaagctttttaatgtaagagagtcacgcaaaatgttctgtagtagctggtgttaatttaaaaccacgacatttaattaataacagtaaacacggagagataaccgagaagagcaacttacgcttcacataaaacgattcaactcatgaatcaatgaatcacttatagcgatactgtgaacaaagcgtctcttctaaaggcacaaacacacacacacaaacacacacgcgcgcgcgttatccactatacacaagtacaatgaaatttcgaATGGCACCTCTACTTCTACAATAGAGTAGCTTTAGtttaagaagtaaaaaaaaagtcacgAGCCCGACCGTGGCCAGACCGTGCAGAGATTCATAAACCAAGAGAAGAATTTTGTATTGTACTCAGTAATAAACAGGGAGCCAGTGAAGATTTTGCAGTACGAGGGTTATGTGTTCCCAAGGTTTAGTGTGAGTAAGAAGTCTTGCTGCTGAATTCTGaacatactgaagttttttaacCTGCTGAATGGAAGCCCAACCAGCAcagagttgcagtagtccagtcgAGATGTAATGAATGCACGGATGAGAGTTTCAGCCACAGGGTCAGTGAGAGAAGGACGTAACCTGGCAATGTTCTTTAGGTGGAAAAAAGCTATTTTTGTGATCAACAAGTGGTGCCCTTATGGAAGACAACTACATTTATATTGGCACCCAAGTAAAGGACACTACTGGAACTGCTTACATTTGTTTGCACCTGAGCTCTTTGGTTTTTGAGTTCAGCAGAAAAGGAAAATACACAACATTTGGTGAGCAGTTCCTATTAAGCAGATTTAATGTACCTAAACGGTGAGGCATCAAAGTGTCTGCCCAGAAAAACTTTGACTGAATGTGTGGTTTAGGTGGATAACTCGAGGGCCAAAGAACAATGTCCATGCATCTAGGAACAACAATGTCCGAATTCTTGTTAATGATTTCTGATTTGTTTTGCAAATTTGGGTCCTCTTTTGCAAACTCCTCATCCTCTTTGCATACCTGAAAAAATATAAACCAgctagttaaaaataaaaatacattgaaCAAGTTCACATATTTCCCTCCACAATAACTGGCACCCCTGTAACTTTAAGGCACAAACTGTAACTGAAGCATTTATTTAactaattatatattaaaatatcatGTATATATGAATTTGTATGTacatattttgtgtttgtatatatttgtataattGGCTAACATCTGCCAAGTGGAAGTACAGGAAGTTCACTTTGTCTTTGTTGAATCTTCCAGAAGGACCAGTAATACAAAACACAAgttcatatttatataaattatttactgaacacaaaatcaaacTTCTGTCAAACTATCTCAGTTCCCTGATCTAAACCCCTGTAGAAAACATGTGAGGTGAGCTTAAGAAGAGAGAGAGTCTAGGCCCCTAGACGTTCTGAAAATATTCTGTAAAgaaaaatggttttaaaatataaaatttaaaatataaaaggtTAAAACCTTTTTTACTCATCCAGTATTTGGGGAgggggcttttttttttaaactgaaaaataCCTTTGATTTACTTGGTCTGAATTGCTTTAGTGACTCCAGCATTTCAAGCTCCAAGGACTCCCGAAACCTGCTGTGTGCTTCTTTCATTTCCCTAATTTCTTCAGATTCCATCATTTCATTGTATTCCTCCTCTGTCTGAGAAGCAAAACAGGTCACATGAAGAGTTTAGATCAGACATATTCATTATCACTACAGGTCATAtggaaagttttttttatgGAAAGTTTAAATACTTACATAATCCTCGAAACATTCGCCTTCTTTGTAGGTTTCTATTCCAGGAAAGGTCATCCCAGTTTCAAACAGCTCGCTTAAACTTCTGGCTACAAGATGCAGAACTTCATCCTCGTAGGCGTAGATGTTTCCGTCTTCACACACCAACAGCACTAACTGCAGACCAAACGCTTCACACGCAAAATCGTCAAGTGCACCGATCACCTCCATTTCCATCCTCTCTGGCAGGTAGTAATCTTTCCAGGCTTCTAGCTGATCCTCATTTCCAGCATAGACTGTGCCATCCTGACCACACACCCTCAAACTGTAGCTCTTTGGTTTCACCAGAGGAAGAGCTGTACCCGAGTGACGTTTTACAACACTGGCAATTTCCGTGAGATTTACACATCCTGAAATAAGAACATCAGGattaataaactataaacttatGTCTAAATAAGTGATGTTGATCTAAATGCATTGAATAATATTGACATGTAGCATAAACAAATTATTAAGAtatgctatatggccaaagatttgtggacacctgaccataagcttggaggacatctcattccaaagTCATGGCCATTACAGACTACACTCTTATGGGAGGACTGTCTGTGGAAAGGTCTGTCCAGTTGGTTTAAAAAGCATTCGTGAGGTGTTCTGTGGGCTAGAGGTCAAGGTCTCTGCACCAAACTCATGAAACTATGTGTTTATGGACCTCAATTTGGGCACAGGGTGCCAGTCATCCTGGAACAAGGGCCTTTCTCCAAAGTGTTGTACCCACTGTGAGATTTTTATCTCTTTTACATAATTACCCAACAACCTTCTAGCAATAAGTGTGACTGAACACCTAAATTGAATAATTTGCACATATGGATTCAATTATAACATATTTATAATACATGATTTGATTTCTGTTCCAAAGAAATTACCAATAAAAGGTATTTGTACATACAGTGGTCTTTATGGTTATATATccacatacactgtacataccttCTTTGTAAGCTCCAAGGAATTCAGTTTTCACTGTTATGCAACTacacagcaaaacaaaaaaatatttaactaATGGCAACATTTGTCAAGTCAAAAgtcaaacatttaaatatatagaGTTCATTaatgtatattaaatataatgatTTCATTATACtgaacacaaaaacaaacacagatgacaaattaaaacttaaaacaaataaatatcaaAAAATAACTGCAAACAATACAGGGGAAAGCTTTAGCttgaatttattttattgtgtaaataattcccacataaatacattacatCAACACATTTTTGCTATGTTGATATACAGTGATGTGAAAAAGCTTCCATCATTGCATATTTTTCACATTTATATGATTCAGATCTTCAAACTACTTTTAATCTTAGACAAAGGCAacccaaataaaaacaaaatggatCAAGTGGGAGATTTATAGGCAAGTTATCGTAAACGTTCCAATGCATTTACTGCCAAGGGTGGAACAACTAGTTTAGTTTACTTATACTGACTATCTTATATAAAAGAATTACATTTATGTAACAAATGAGCATAATAGAAGAAAttgggtaaatactttttcacagaacTGTAATTTATAGATTTATCATACACGGTACACGATGAAGTGAATGACGTGACCTGAAttttcaaaatataaaaaataaaaggcaaTATGTATTTGTACGGAATTGGATTTTTATCTTACATTAACATTTCCTGGTTCTTTTCTCTGTTCATCACTTTTGGATAATACCTTTGCATTTACTCATTCTACATAAGCAAAACTATAGTCATTCAAAGAATCCACGTTTGACTGGTGAAGAACAAACTATGCATAATAaattatacgagggatcttcaaaaggtttccacacttttatattgtggttggaaacggtgagggtgggaggagtagtaactggtcgtgtctgagaaaccaagagagagcttatagtcccaATTTAGCGGCatttgatttccacctttttggactgcttaaagaagctttaagtggaagaagattttcatgtgataatGATGTAAAGGCAGTGGGGCCTCAGTGGCTAAACatggttaatttttttttgaaattcttaataaacagagttaaaaagtgtggaaacgttttgaagaaccctcgtatgaTATAGACCGCAAAGTCTCAGAATTCCAACCCAGCTACACTTCTATTGGAGATATTTGaataatacagtaaaaggaAAGAAGAATTCAACCagtctttttaattatttaatatacttaaaTCCACTTCAAATATACACAATGTTTTTATACATGTAAATAACACCACTACTTAATTCAGACACcaacatttaataacaatagtagTTACTAGAATATGATGCTCAGCCTCTTTAGGTTTTGCTCCAGGTTCTTGTATGAACTGCATGAACTGTTTTAGTAAGGTAGATGACTATGGTGATGTCTGTGATGGCTGTTTTTCTCTTTGTAGTCCTAATCAAACATGACTCTGTGTTGTCTGTTGCTGAACCACATTCTCAGTCTTAGCCCAGTCACAGCTCTTCTGTCTTGGTTTGATTTGTGTGTTGCTCATCAATgctactattttttttaatgttgaaaGTGTTGACTTTAGGGTCCATTGTCCATTATAAGTACATCAAGACATGTCCATTACATGTGGAAGATGTGTAGACTTTATGTATCATGAGAGATAATGTTGGCTACACCTATATCTTCAGCTATTATTTTCCATGATCGTGAGAGAAGTGGTGTGGAGCTCATCTGGACTGAGTTTCCTATTTGAGTTTCCTCTTATCCTCTATATGTGATGAGTTTGCTTCTGAAATAGAACTTCTGACTTCTGAATGTAACGTCTGTAAATTGGGAGTCTTCATTGTTGCTTGATTTGTTTAAGTTTTAACTAAAACACGGCCATGTGTGTCTGGAATCTTCATATGTTCGCATCTCACTCACCAGTTTCAGGTACTTTCTGTATGGTTGTtgagttgtattttattatccaCATCAGGAATCTCTGACATCCTAGTAACACAGCATTCAAATCTTGTTGTTTATCACTGATACAAAGTTTCTGACATCTGGTTAAAGAGTCAAGACCATACCGGTAGGTGAAGAACATTTTACAGGCCCAAACAGCTGCTGTACAAGCATTGTTTCCATGTTGCTACATTAAAATACCACTCAGAGATCAGAGATTAATTGCTTAAACTTTTTGGAGTGGTTTTATGATCTCTGAAAGTTTGTGTAGCATCTCCAGTATTCTTCATAGTCTGTGTTTGCTGATGGGgacacaagcaaaccaagaacaCACACCTTAGCTGGGTCTGGGCAGATGCCACCTCCATCAAAGAAATATTCTAGACAGTTTAATTAAGACAGTCTAAGATGTATTTATcatataatttcattttatgGTATAATACTTTAGATTCTTCGACATCCTTGAGCAGCTCTGACAATATTTTAGAAGCACATGTAACGGCAAAGTGTAAACTATAAAAGAGATACCTCTCCATGGGTGTTAGTTGCCTGCTGGTGCCATACGCCGCTTTGGTAGTATATCATCTATTGTGAGTAGAACAATTTCTCCTTACAAATGTTTCAGGTTCACACGGATGCAGCCATCTTCATTTAAATAAGGACGAACCATGGTAGCACACCACAAACTTGATTGTTTGATGACTCCAAATTGAACAATGCAATCCAGTTCCTGCTTGATCCTGCTTGATGTTCCAATAGGTTTTGGTGGACTTCAGAGGTGGAAGGTTAAATCTCTTGGATTCTCTTGGTAAACCCCACAGCGACAGCTATGTTGCAAAAACAGCTCGAACAGGAAACTCTGACCAAGTACATATTGAACATATGGAACTTTTGAATGTTCAATAGATTCAATAGATGTTACGTGTGCCGCGCTGTTTAGAAACTTTCACTTTTGTATTTGCAGTTTAACATATCTATAAgtgaaatattaatattaatatttattcgacctgaagaaaaaactatatgtaaagaatatttatttagttatgtgGACAAAGTCTTAGTTAGTCAGTAAGTCCCAGTTAGTTAAGACAGCTGGGACATTCCTGTAGTGCTGCAGTGCGTCATTTAAGGTGGGTATTTTTAGTAAAAATATGCTAACTTTAAAACTTTACTCGTGTTTCACTAGTTTAACAGTTGATCTAGTGTTAGCTGCAATTTCTCAAACCTCTAATTGTCTTGTCTAGTATTCAATCCACTCAATATTAGATTTTTTCTTTAGCAGCTGCAAGTGAACATGTCTGTACCAATTTGTACATGCTGCCTAATATTTTCTTTGCTGCCTCTAAGGTAACAGTGTGTACTTTCatgaattatattatattatatacttttTAGAACATAGTGTACATAcactcataaataataaataattaaattatagcCGTGTTgccattttaattatttctaaagctggtttaattattttttattatgaatttaataatatatatatatatatatatatatatatatatattacaaataCCACCTGTGTTTAATCTCTACCAATACAGTTTCACAGACTTGTAGAATATACGCCAAGATGCAAATAAGCTGTTCTTGTATTTATGGTAGCAAAAAAACATACTGGTATACATGTATGCTGTAAAAACTAAAAGCCAACAATCAGAATTAGACTTGAGCAAATGAAGCAGGTTACATTAttactttaaaattaaatataaatttgcTTACTTGTTGTCTGTGCTTGAGTCTCCTGTTCTCATGGATAAAACGTCGGTGATCATCGTCCTACGCAGTTGCACTAAATGTGTATTCAGCAAagtgaaagagaaagaaaggttTCTgggttttcttcctttcttttttctttcttaaacCTTCACTTTAATGAATACACACTAGCTGGCTGttaaagaagaagaaggaaaaaatgGCTGTAAAATGCTTGACAATGAAAAAATATGCTTACCTAGTTACAGGTACAATGCAACAGCAGTATGCTCAGAATGTTAATACAGAGGAAAAACctccaaaaacatttacattaaaaaacaataaatgctaATATGGAGCAGAACAATTgagaaatattttaaaaggatttaaatcatttgttttcatttgtttatgaaAATTTCTAATACAAAAAAGCAGACTCAAAGAGGGCCAATGAGCAGTTGTTGACTTAACATCATTTGCATAACCAAGTGCGCCATTTTACCAATCACAgaaaaattacaaactttaccAAATTAAAAAAGCTGTACTAAGAACCTAAATTAATTTTAAGGGATGTGAATATgtaaaacaagaaataataaaactgtAGATTAAAATTTACATGAGGTTTTTTTTGGGGAAAAATACAACGTAATGTATTTgatatatttcatatatatcagaaatttttttaaattaaatttaggatttaatgtttttattttatttatatttatgtggaTTTCTAATACAGATTTAAAAGCTCTGAGACACTCTGAGAGAGGCAGATTCGTTGTGTGCCATGTTATCAACCATAGAAAAACTTACAATGGTCTGTGGACAATTTTGTCAAGTATGTGTAATTCAACAACGTCTgagttaatattaataatacattataagtaaaaaaaactatatacaAGTAAAAACTATATACAGCCCATAATATTAACAGGACGTTATAAGtagaaaaaaaactatataCAGCCTAAGTAAAAACGAaaccaaaaaaatccataaaatgtaatatatttattatttcttacaTAATCAGTCaaataaagaatataaataatttgtttttgatattTATGTTAATTTCTAATACAAATTTTAAAAGCAGACTCAGATAGAGCCAAAGAGCAGTCGCCATTATTCTCATAACCAAGTTCGCCATTTTATCAACCACTGAAAAATTACAAAACTGTACCAAATTAAATAAGCTGTACTGAGaaacacaatttatttaaagtaaataataataaaactgtagATTAACACTTACTGGAGTTGCTCCTTCTATCAGGAAATAAGCTCCTCTTACATTTGTTCACCTTTGTACTCTGTCGTTAAGCTCTGAGAggaaaacacaccacacactaaacTCACCGCCACACCCAGTTAACAAACAGAACACGCTGCTGACGACAGTGAGTGAATTATGAACGTGGTTATGAATCATTTGCATTTAAGGAACAAAGTCATTTTAACTGTGTCTGATGTCTGAGTTTAATTTATAACATGCTGTATTAAATAACAGTAATGAAAGTTACAATTtaagtacaataaaataattgtataaaGTTTTTTGCAGACTGGAAGTACATCATAtcctgttttaattttttttcacttttcacTGCCAAAAAACGTGACGCATTATGAAatgttatactgtatacagaAAGAATTCAATTTGATTTTCACGAATTTGTTTTTCACAACTACATGATTTGGTGTCCTTAGTTTTATACAATTACAGCAGGATCCTAAATTTTGTGAAATATGTTACAGCCATCAAGGAAATAACTAAGAGTaaccactgatcagccataacattagaaccaccgttttgtttttacactcactgtccattttatcagctccacttatcatatagaagcactttgtagttctacaattacttttagcctgctttcaccctgttcttcaggaccaccacagagcaggtattatttaggtggtggatgattctcagcactgcagtgacactgacatggtggtggtgtgttagtgtgtgttgtgctggtatgagtggataagacacagcagtgctcatgaagtttttaaataccgtgtccactcactgtccactctattggacactcctacctagttggtccaccttgtagatgtaaagtcagagacgatcgctcatctattgctgctgtttgaattggtcatcttctagaccttcatcagcagtcataagacgctgcccacaagtcactgttggctggatgtttttggttggtggactattctcagaccggtagtgacagtgaggtgtttaaaaactctatctgCATTGCTGGATCTTAtctacttataccagcacatcacacactaacacaccaccaccatgttagtgtcactgcagtgctaagaatgatccaccaccttggGTGATAACCAAGGAGAATGCTGTGCTGCTACTGAGAATGTTTAATCACAAAAATGTTTGTGGCA contains:
- the LOC134329367 gene encoding uncharacterized protein LOC134329367 isoform X2, producing the protein MITDVLSMRTGDSSTDNNCITVKTEFLGAYKEGCVNLTEIASVVKRHSGTALPLVKPKSYSLRVCGQDGTVYAGNEDQLEAWKDYYLPERMEMEVIGALDDFACEAFGLQLVLLVCEDGNIYAYEDEVLHLVARSLSELFETGMTFPGIETYKEGECFEDYTEEEYNEMMESEEIREMKEAHSRFRESLELEMLESLKQFRPSMQRG
- the LOC134329367 gene encoding uncharacterized protein LOC134329367 isoform X1; translation: MITDVLSMRTGDSSTDNNCITVKTEFLGAYKEGCVNLTEIASVVKRHSGTALPLVKPKSYSLRVCGQDGTVYAGNEDQLEAWKDYYLPERMEMEVIGALDDFACEAFGLQLVLLVCEDGNIYAYEDEVLHLVARSLSELFETGMTFPGIETYKEGECFEDYTEEEYNEMMESEEIREMKEAHSRFRESLELEMLESLKQFRPSKSKVCKEDEEFAKEDPNLQNKSEIINKNSDIVVPRCMDIVLWPSSYPPKPHIQSKFFWADTLMPHRLGTLNLLNRNCSPNVVYFPFLLNSKTKELRCKQM